One segment of Phosphitispora fastidiosa DNA contains the following:
- the crcB gene encoding fluoride efflux transporter CrcB, which produces MEYLYIGIGGFFGAMTRYGLSKWVGRHWSGKFPVATFWINITGSFILGLLFVAFAKAGPGAADLKSLAAAGFLGAYTTFSTFAFEIVSLIEEGDRDIAVKYFLTSISLGLAAALLGLTLARYFWQT; this is translated from the coding sequence ATGGAATATCTATATATTGGCATTGGCGGATTCTTTGGCGCAATGACCAGATATGGTTTGAGCAAATGGGTTGGCCGGCATTGGAGCGGAAAATTTCCAGTGGCAACCTTTTGGATAAACATTACCGGGTCCTTTATTCTGGGGCTGCTGTTTGTTGCTTTTGCAAAAGCAGGCCCCGGGGCAGCAGACTTAAAAAGTTTGGCTGCAGCCGGCTTCTTAGGAGCGTATACAACATTTTCTACGTTTGCCTTCGAAATAGTGAGTCTAATTGAAGAGGGTGACAGAGATATTGCAGTGAAGTACTTTTTGACAAGTATATCTCTTGGGTTGGCAGCAGCGCTTTTAGGATTGACTCTGGCGAGATATTTCTGGCAGACTTAA
- a CDS encoding peptidylprolyl isomerase, whose amino-acid sequence MGRNLKRIVALMLVLAFSIAVTGCSSKTLATVNGAKISKDDLDKRMNKEKLYLEQQGASFSGQEGQMMLTALEKQTLEKMIEQTLIEQTAKDEGVYPSKSEIDKQVEDIISKFGSKAEFEAAMKQYNYTLEDIEDKVSFETAYTQLYEKVTADVKVSEDEIKKYYDDNKDQFKDPVKIGARAILIKYDNPNQTTMMGQEVPKVGRNEEQAKEMAAGIIKELDSGADFEKLAKEKSEDARSKEDGGLVKDMQESSPYAKGTVMPPEFDEAAMALKAGQYSKEPVKTATGYYVIKLESLTEEKQLSFEEAREQIEQTLPMVQKQQKFAEYMAGVKGNAKIVNKLAEEAPATVPEAPAMPPETGSQQPAK is encoded by the coding sequence ATGGGAAGAAATCTGAAAAGAATCGTTGCTTTAATGCTTGTTCTCGCGTTCTCAATTGCTGTGACCGGCTGCAGTTCCAAAACCCTGGCTACAGTTAATGGGGCGAAGATATCAAAGGATGACCTGGACAAAAGAATGAACAAGGAAAAACTCTATTTAGAGCAGCAAGGAGCCTCGTTTTCCGGTCAGGAAGGTCAAATGATGCTGACAGCCCTGGAAAAACAGACCCTTGAGAAGATGATTGAACAGACCCTTATTGAGCAGACTGCAAAGGATGAGGGGGTATATCCTTCAAAGAGTGAGATTGACAAACAGGTTGAGGATATTATATCGAAGTTTGGCAGCAAGGCCGAATTTGAAGCGGCAATGAAACAGTATAATTATACATTGGAAGATATTGAAGATAAGGTTTCATTTGAAACAGCATATACCCAGCTCTATGAAAAAGTTACCGCTGATGTTAAAGTATCTGAGGATGAAATAAAGAAATACTACGATGATAATAAGGACCAGTTTAAAGACCCGGTAAAAATAGGCGCCAGAGCGATTCTTATCAAATATGACAACCCTAACCAGACTACCATGATGGGACAAGAAGTACCCAAAGTGGGCCGTAATGAGGAACAAGCCAAGGAGATGGCTGCAGGTATAATTAAGGAACTAGACTCCGGAGCGGATTTTGAAAAACTTGCCAAGGAGAAATCCGAAGATGCCAGGTCCAAGGAAGACGGAGGACTGGTTAAGGATATGCAGGAGAGCAGTCCTTATGCCAAAGGCACCGTAATGCCTCCTGAATTTGATGAAGCGGCCATGGCGCTTAAAGCAGGACAGTACAGCAAAGAGCCTGTGAAAACGGCCACCGGGTATTATGTAATTAAGCTGGAGTCCCTGACCGAAGAAAAACAGCTTTCCTTTGAAGAAGCCAGGGAACAGATTGAGCAAACCCTGCCGATGGTACAGAAACAGCAGAAGTTTGCTGAGTATATGGCCGGAGTAAAGGGAAATGCAAAAATTGTCAACAAGCTGGCAGAAGAAGCTCCTGCGACCGTTCCGGAAGCTCCGGCAATGCCGCCTGAGACAGGTTCCCAACAGCCGGCTAAATAA
- a CDS encoding RNA-binding S4 domain-containing protein yields the protein MRLDKFLKVSRIIKRRTMAKEVCDSGRVTLNSRPAKPGSEVKAGDVLELDFGSKRIKVEVLDTPSTVRADQAKDLYRPLEETRVLN from the coding sequence ATGAGACTTGACAAGTTTTTAAAGGTTTCACGTATTATCAAGCGCAGGACGATGGCTAAAGAAGTTTGTGACAGCGGAAGGGTGACCTTAAACTCAAGGCCGGCAAAGCCCGGTTCAGAGGTTAAGGCCGGGGATGTGCTTGAACTTGATTTTGGAAGTAAGCGGATTAAGGTGGAGGTTCTGGATACTCCCAGTACCGTAAGGGCTGACCAGGCAAAAGACCTGTACCGGCCTCTGGAAGAAACAAGGGTGCTTAATTAA
- a CDS encoding SpoIID/LytB domain-containing protein, which translates to MRRRFFNRRVALCLCFCMAVNLLTGCAGAKKPLPGEREPGAKLGKEPSIRLYINETGEIKNIKMEEYIQGVVAAEMDTKWPINALAAQAILARTFTLKQIKDKGGVPKYKADASTSVEEFQAFDQSRINDNVRQAVNMTRGEVVKYKNDYINAWFSACDGGVEASAAEGLSYKKEETPYIKAGVEDGCLSITVPENVSWTAKFPLGTVRAAVQQVTGNDPGDINAGNIGVAGRGPSGRAETLKIGTQKVGGAALRLALGNEKMRSIYLDKMWIDGGNLAMSGKGYGHGVGMCQWGAKKMAAEGKTPEQIIQFYFKDISIEKEWK; encoded by the coding sequence ATGAGAAGAAGATTTTTTAACAGGAGAGTGGCCTTGTGTTTGTGCTTTTGTATGGCTGTCAATCTGTTGACAGGCTGTGCCGGCGCAAAAAAACCGCTGCCGGGGGAAAGGGAGCCTGGCGCAAAGCTTGGCAAAGAGCCTTCTATAAGGTTGTATATTAACGAAACCGGTGAAATCAAAAATATTAAAATGGAAGAATATATTCAGGGCGTTGTAGCTGCGGAAATGGATACAAAATGGCCCATAAATGCCTTGGCTGCGCAGGCTATTCTGGCCCGTACCTTCACCCTGAAGCAAATCAAAGATAAGGGCGGAGTACCCAAATACAAAGCAGATGCTTCCACAAGTGTAGAAGAATTCCAGGCTTTTGACCAGTCAAGAATAAATGATAATGTGCGCCAGGCAGTGAATATGACCAGAGGTGAAGTCGTCAAGTATAAGAACGATTATATCAATGCTTGGTTCAGCGCCTGTGACGGTGGTGTGGAGGCTTCTGCTGCAGAGGGCCTGTCGTACAAGAAAGAAGAAACGCCATATATTAAGGCCGGTGTCGAAGATGGCTGCCTGTCAATCACTGTGCCCGAAAATGTCAGTTGGACTGCCAAGTTTCCTCTGGGTACAGTCAGGGCTGCTGTCCAGCAAGTTACCGGCAACGACCCTGGGGATATTAATGCCGGCAATATTGGGGTTGCCGGCAGAGGGCCCTCCGGAAGAGCCGAGACCTTGAAAATAGGGACTCAGAAGGTGGGAGGTGCAGCCCTAAGACTTGCTCTTGGTAATGAGAAAATGCGTTCTATTTATCTCGATAAGATGTGGATAGACGGCGGGAACCTTGCCATGTCTGGAAAAGGCTATGGTCATGGTGTCGGGATGTGCCAGTGGGGTGCCAAGAAAATGGCGGCAGAAGGTAAAACTCCGGAACAAATAATACAGTTTTATTTTAAGGATATTTCGATAGAAAAAGAATGGAAGTAA
- a CDS encoding HU family DNA-binding protein translates to MNKQELVTSVAEKSGLTKKDSEKAVNAVFASIEEALAKGDKVQLVGFGTFEVRSRAARKGRNPQTGEEIEIAAAKVPAFKAGKSLRDTVQ, encoded by the coding sequence GTGAACAAGCAAGAATTAGTGACCAGCGTCGCAGAAAAGTCAGGTTTAACCAAAAAAGATTCCGAAAAAGCAGTTAACGCTGTGTTTGCCAGCATTGAAGAGGCTCTCGCAAAAGGTGACAAGGTTCAGTTGGTTGGTTTCGGAACTTTTGAAGTGCGCAGCCGTGCTGCCAGGAAAGGCCGCAATCCGCAAACAGGCGAAGAAATCGAGATTGCAGCTGCCAAGGTACCTGCCTTCAAAGCAGGCAAATCGTTACGCGATACCGTTCAATAG
- a CDS encoding putative polysaccharide biosynthesis protein — MKTHSFLKGAAILALAGLISKVLGALYRIPLFRVVGSEGMGLYQMAYPIYTILLAISSAGIPVAVSKIISENMARRNFPGVRRTFTVSLVFIGLLSGFQAIMLYKSAGYLAADVFHVPAAAHSIRAIAPAVFFVGLMSVFRGYFQGFQEMSPTALSQVLEQFIRVGTVLTGAYIFLPIGIEYASAAATFGAVTGAAGGLLFLAGLYFIRPYFKMAPSGSYGSSNGYVRSALFIVFRLILLALPISLGGLVLPLMQTLDAVTVPGRLQLAGYTVSRSSQLYGQLTGAAITLINLPTVLTVSLASSLVPAVSRGLERRSFGEVKRQIGTSLEITLLVCIPAAAGLIVLARPITNLLFRCPEAGLPLAVLAPAAVFLGLHQTTTGILQGMGKTFVPVINLALGAVIKLILNYTLTASPQIGIIGAAAGTVAGFLISSYLNYIHIRSFLGWTVDYRKILLKPVFAATIMAVGVYFTYAQSTIIMGSDWATVTAVLTGAIIYFSALCCMGIFGQIGITIKK; from the coding sequence TTGAAGACCCATTCTTTTTTAAAAGGGGCTGCTATACTGGCGCTGGCGGGATTGATCAGTAAAGTCCTCGGGGCGCTGTACCGGATTCCGCTTTTTCGGGTAGTGGGGTCAGAGGGAATGGGGCTATATCAGATGGCTTATCCTATTTACACGATATTACTGGCCATTTCCAGCGCCGGTATCCCTGTAGCGGTTTCGAAAATTATCTCTGAAAATATGGCCCGCCGGAATTTTCCCGGTGTCAGGCGTACCTTTACGGTTTCTCTGGTATTTATCGGGTTATTATCTGGTTTCCAAGCGATAATGCTTTACAAAAGTGCTGGATACCTGGCGGCAGATGTGTTTCATGTACCTGCGGCAGCACATAGTATCCGGGCTATTGCTCCGGCTGTTTTTTTTGTAGGGCTGATGTCTGTGTTCAGGGGGTATTTTCAGGGCTTTCAGGAAATGTCCCCTACTGCTTTATCACAGGTGCTGGAACAGTTTATCAGGGTAGGAACTGTACTGACCGGCGCTTATATCTTCCTGCCAATCGGCATAGAATATGCCAGCGCCGCCGCTACTTTTGGCGCCGTAACCGGAGCGGCGGGAGGGCTGTTGTTTCTGGCGGGTCTGTATTTCATCAGGCCTTATTTCAAAATGGCCCCTTCAGGTTCTTACGGGTCCTCAAACGGATATGTTCGCAGTGCTTTGTTTATTGTATTTAGACTAATCTTACTTGCCCTGCCCATTTCCCTGGGAGGGCTTGTCCTTCCGTTAATGCAAACCCTTGATGCTGTTACGGTTCCCGGACGCCTGCAGTTGGCGGGATATACTGTATCCCGGTCATCTCAGCTATACGGGCAGCTTACCGGCGCTGCCATTACCCTGATTAATCTGCCGACAGTGCTGACAGTTTCATTGGCTTCTTCTCTTGTTCCGGCTGTTTCCCGGGGCCTTGAACGCAGGAGCTTTGGGGAAGTCAAGAGGCAGATCGGGACATCTCTGGAGATAACCTTACTGGTATGTATACCGGCGGCAGCAGGACTGATTGTTTTGGCCAGGCCGATTACCAATCTCTTATTCAGGTGCCCTGAGGCCGGACTGCCCTTGGCAGTTTTGGCGCCGGCAGCAGTATTTCTGGGGCTGCACCAGACCACTACCGGGATCCTTCAGGGCATGGGTAAGACTTTTGTCCCCGTAATAAATCTTGCCCTGGGTGCAGTTATTAAACTGATCCTCAATTATACCCTGACGGCCTCGCCGCAAATCGGCATTATTGGCGCTGCTGCCGGGACCGTAGCCGGTTTTTTAATTTCCTCTTACCTGAATTATATTCATATCCGCAGCTTTTTGGGCTGGACGGTGGATTACCGGAAAATATTGCTTAAGCCGGTATTTGCTGCTACAATAATGGCGGTGGGGGTATATTTTACATATGCTCAATCAACAATAATCATGGGAAGCGATTGGGCGACTGTGACCGCCGTACTAACCGGGGCCATAATATATTTTTCGGCATTATGCTGTATGGGAATATTCGGCCAAATTGGGATAACCATAAAAAAGTAA
- the mazG gene encoding nucleoside triphosphate pyrophosphohydrolase, producing the protein MAVIAKELLIVGLGPGDVDLISIGTFEKIKNARKLLLRTGKHPAAEELRSMGLEFETFDHLYERYGDFAEIYSEIAVEVVRLAGEGPVVFAVPGNPLVGEEAVLRIIQLALEANLSYEIVPAMSFLDPVLTGLGLDLSGGLKLVDGLQLAGEERNPAANPDPLVSNIIMQVYNSRVASEVKLSLMEFYPDEHPVTVISAAGAADQVRIEEIPLFELDRLPWVDHLTCVHVPPYLESKSMVSRYPADRLVGLLEILRSEAGCPWDKDQTHTSLKKYLVEETYEVIDAIEEGNMYKVCEELGDLLLQIAFHAQIAAEQGFFDMNDVIGVIADKLIRRHPHVFGDTYVRNSEEVSIKWEEIKKNELKEKGETRNSLLDGIPNHMPALMKADKIQRRAAKVGFDWSDYRGALDKVSEELMEVCEAIDSGNSDKVREEIGDILFAVVNLARFKKIDPEEALALTNRKFKNRFVFMEESASNSGKDLSKMSLDELDRLWNNAKLMLQSKK; encoded by the coding sequence GTGGCTGTAATTGCTAAAGAGTTATTAATTGTTGGGCTTGGACCGGGAGATGTTGATTTAATCTCTATAGGCACATTTGAGAAAATAAAAAACGCCCGGAAACTGCTCCTGCGCACTGGGAAGCATCCTGCGGCCGAGGAACTGCGCAGTATGGGTTTGGAGTTTGAGACATTTGACCATCTTTACGAACGGTACGGTGATTTTGCGGAAATATATTCTGAGATTGCTGTAGAGGTCGTCAGGCTGGCCGGGGAGGGTCCTGTGGTTTTTGCAGTTCCCGGAAACCCACTGGTAGGGGAGGAAGCAGTCCTTAGAATTATCCAGCTAGCCCTGGAAGCTAACCTATCTTATGAGATAGTGCCTGCAATGAGTTTTCTGGACCCGGTATTAACAGGCCTTGGTTTGGATCTGTCAGGGGGCCTTAAACTTGTTGATGGGCTGCAGTTGGCCGGGGAGGAGCGGAACCCTGCGGCCAACCCGGACCCGTTAGTTTCAAATATAATCATGCAGGTATATAATTCCAGGGTTGCTTCTGAAGTGAAGCTGTCTCTGATGGAGTTTTATCCGGATGAGCACCCTGTAACCGTGATTAGCGCTGCCGGAGCGGCAGACCAGGTCAGGATTGAGGAAATCCCCCTTTTTGAACTGGACAGGCTGCCGTGGGTTGATCACCTGACCTGTGTCCATGTACCTCCATATTTAGAATCAAAATCAATGGTGAGCCGGTATCCTGCCGACCGCCTGGTGGGACTGTTGGAAATACTCAGAAGTGAAGCTGGCTGTCCCTGGGATAAGGACCAGACACACACTTCATTGAAAAAATATCTTGTAGAAGAGACCTATGAAGTGATAGATGCAATTGAAGAAGGAAATATGTATAAAGTCTGCGAAGAATTGGGAGACTTATTATTACAAATAGCTTTTCACGCCCAGATAGCGGCGGAACAGGGCTTTTTCGACATGAATGATGTCATCGGGGTAATTGCTGACAAACTTATCAGAAGGCATCCGCATGTATTTGGCGATACTTATGTTAGGAACAGTGAGGAGGTTTCCATCAAATGGGAGGAGATTAAAAAAAATGAGCTGAAGGAAAAGGGTGAAACCCGTAATTCATTGTTAGACGGTATACCAAACCATATGCCTGCTTTAATGAAGGCCGACAAAATTCAGCGGCGAGCAGCCAAAGTCGGGTTCGACTGGTCTGACTACAGGGGTGCTTTGGACAAGGTTAGCGAGGAGTTAATGGAGGTGTGTGAGGCTATTGACAGCGGCAATTCGGACAAGGTTCGTGAAGAGATAGGAGATATACTGTTTGCTGTTGTAAATCTAGCCCGTTTTAAGAAAATTGACCCTGAAGAGGCCCTGGCACTTACGAACCGCAAGTTTAAAAACAGGTTTGTCTTTATGGAAGAATCAGCATCCAATTCCGGAAAAGATTTAAGTAAGATGAGCCTTGATGAACTTGACAGATTATGGAATAATGCCAAATTGATGCTGCAATCTAAAAAATAA
- the spoVT gene encoding stage V sporulation protein T, with translation MKATGIVRRIDDLGRVVIPKEIRRTLRIREGDPLEIFVDREGEVILKKYSPIGELGDFAKEYADSLYEAIGHIACIADRDTIIAVAGAPKKEFLNKAIGPAVEKVMEDRKAILINDPGSEPVLDGDEDEPDKFSAQVIAPIIAEGDPIGAVILLSKESGTQMGDMELKLAETAAGFLAKQMEQ, from the coding sequence ATGAAGGCGACCGGTATAGTACGCAGGATAGACGACCTAGGACGCGTAGTGATTCCAAAAGAAATTAGAAGAACCCTGAGGATTCGTGAAGGGGACCCTCTTGAGATTTTTGTGGACAGGGAAGGGGAGGTTATCCTAAAAAAATACTCACCCATTGGTGAGTTGGGTGATTTTGCTAAAGAATATGCGGACTCTCTTTATGAAGCTATTGGGCATATTGCCTGTATTGCTGACAGGGACACCATTATTGCTGTTGCTGGGGCGCCTAAAAAGGAATTTCTGAACAAAGCTATTGGGCCCGCAGTGGAAAAGGTAATGGAGGACCGTAAAGCGATACTTATAAACGATCCTGGCTCTGAACCCGTATTAGATGGTGATGAGGATGAGCCTGATAAGTTTAGTGCACAGGTGATTGCACCGATAATCGCAGAAGGTGATCCGATTGGTGCAGTGATACTCCTGTCCAAGGAGTCCGGCACCCAGATGGGCGATATGGAGTTAAAGCTTGCGGAAACAGCGGCAGGCTTCCTGGCAAAACAAATGGAGCAGTAA
- the mfd gene encoding transcription-repair coupling factor, whose product MKVHGFYDPLRESSDYLSLVKGLQKKTGYQMVYGLSSTQTSYLTAGLISGSRQPVFFVTAGALSAKKKFTDLKSLLPDREVLLFPDLDPVPFGAIAQSREVMIQRLQALDGIIGHEGAIVVIPVEALLKKIIPHQVFYEFCLKIEVGQRLDLSETVRLLVDQGYEKVDMVEGPGHFSLRGGILDIYSPVSQNPVRIELFDDEVDSVRDFTVETQRSLEKRSSITIIPAREAVFPAERILKALPRLKKDFVTEKTMLLKAGKNEAYKRLSERMGDFLEKLDQGIIPEGIEALFSYFYPDGVTVLEYLPQGSAVFIEEPSRQRDIIQNRLREQVEMHVSLLEQGLALPAQQHNNLTAEDLNRVMTRYTRIGYSLLPKQHGVKPGNIVNFSAKTMHIFKGKIDILVDEIKMLRENGFAVVIFGSTPGRMEKIRELLKENSIFAGMESELPQRVAPGEVIITCGLLEAGFELTAVKLAVITDWEIYGQPKKTRVVRAQTQQGAKISHFSDLRPGDFVVHVNHGIGKYMGIKQLEVGGIRKDYLFVQYSGEDKLYVPTDQIELIQKYLGAEGTAPKLYKLGGSEWSRVKQKVKESVKDLANDLIALYAARQKIPGHSFSPDTVWQQEFEDAFPFEETHDQVSAIEDVKKDMETSRPMDRLLCGDVGYGKTEVAIRGIFKAVMDNKQVAVLVPTTILAQQHFNTFRERFTGYPIRVEMLSRFKSAGEQKGIISDLKKGLVDVIIGTHRLLQGDVEFKELGLVIIDEEQRFGVTHKEKLKYIRQTVDVLTLSATPIPRTLHMAMIGARDMSILESPPEDRYPVQTYVLEFNLEIIADAVRREIDRGGQVYFVHNRVKDIDKTARMLQEVAPEARIAVAHGQMREDQLERRMLDFISGDYDILVCTTIIETGLDIQNVNTLIVDEGDKMGLSQLHQLRGRVGRSHRLAYAYFTYNKDKSLTEIAEKRLQAIREFTEFGAGFKIAMRDLEIRGAGNVLGPEQHGHMMAVGFDMYCRLLEEAVHELRGTSSEILPEPSIDLNINAFISDNYISDPAVKIEVYKKIMHIDTQEDSFDVMEELVDRFGDVPEPVENLISIARIKSLAAKKGVQSIIQTRDSVSISFHELSGIKVEQLAPITEMFKRRVSYSAASGFQIILSVKNLSGPEVLRKLEKMLAKLAEQVE is encoded by the coding sequence ATGAAGGTACACGGATTTTACGATCCATTGCGTGAAAGCTCAGATTATCTCTCACTGGTAAAAGGCCTTCAGAAAAAGACCGGATATCAGATGGTGTACGGGCTGTCATCAACTCAGACAAGCTATTTGACGGCAGGTCTTATCAGCGGCAGCAGGCAGCCGGTGTTTTTTGTAACTGCCGGAGCCCTGTCGGCTAAGAAAAAGTTTACTGACCTGAAATCCCTTTTACCGGATAGGGAAGTCCTGCTTTTTCCCGACCTTGACCCTGTTCCTTTTGGAGCCATTGCTCAAAGCAGAGAGGTTATGATACAACGTCTTCAAGCCCTTGACGGGATTATTGGGCATGAGGGAGCCATTGTGGTAATACCTGTTGAAGCGCTTCTGAAGAAAATTATTCCTCACCAGGTCTTTTATGAGTTTTGCCTAAAGATTGAAGTGGGGCAGCGGCTCGACCTGTCAGAAACGGTCAGGCTGCTGGTAGACCAGGGGTATGAGAAAGTGGATATGGTGGAAGGTCCAGGGCATTTCAGCCTCAGGGGAGGAATATTGGATATATATTCTCCGGTTTCGCAGAACCCGGTCAGGATCGAATTGTTTGATGATGAGGTAGATTCTGTAAGGGACTTTACCGTAGAGACACAGCGTTCTCTCGAAAAACGCAGCAGTATCACGATTATTCCGGCGCGGGAAGCTGTCTTTCCCGCGGAAAGAATTTTAAAAGCGCTGCCGCGGCTGAAAAAGGATTTTGTTACCGAAAAAACTATGCTCCTGAAAGCCGGAAAAAATGAAGCTTATAAGAGGTTGTCTGAAAGGATGGGTGACTTCCTGGAAAAACTTGACCAGGGAATAATTCCTGAGGGAATTGAGGCCCTGTTTTCGTATTTTTATCCGGATGGGGTCACGGTATTGGAGTATTTGCCTCAGGGATCAGCAGTTTTTATTGAAGAGCCGTCCCGGCAGAGGGACATTATTCAGAACAGGCTGCGGGAACAGGTAGAAATGCATGTGAGCCTATTGGAACAGGGACTGGCTCTTCCCGCTCAGCAGCATAATAACTTGACTGCCGAAGACCTTAACAGGGTCATGACACGGTATACCAGGATTGGTTATTCCCTTCTGCCTAAACAACATGGGGTAAAACCGGGTAACATTGTGAACTTTTCTGCTAAAACCATGCACATATTTAAGGGTAAAATTGACATCCTGGTTGATGAAATAAAAATGCTCAGGGAAAATGGCTTTGCAGTTGTTATTTTTGGAAGCACTCCCGGCAGGATGGAAAAGATCAGAGAGCTTCTCAAGGAAAACAGTATCTTTGCCGGTATGGAATCCGAACTCCCCCAGAGGGTTGCACCCGGGGAAGTTATCATCACATGTGGGCTGCTGGAGGCCGGGTTTGAATTAACTGCAGTCAAACTTGCTGTGATTACAGACTGGGAAATTTATGGACAGCCCAAAAAGACCCGCGTTGTCCGGGCCCAGACTCAGCAGGGAGCCAAGATAAGCCATTTTTCAGACTTGCGGCCCGGTGACTTTGTAGTCCATGTAAACCACGGTATTGGGAAATATATGGGTATCAAACAACTTGAGGTAGGCGGAATTCGGAAGGACTATCTTTTTGTCCAGTATTCCGGAGAGGACAAACTATATGTTCCGACAGACCAGATAGAGCTTATTCAAAAGTACCTGGGTGCAGAAGGGACGGCGCCAAAACTCTACAAATTGGGTGGAAGCGAGTGGAGCAGGGTTAAGCAAAAGGTAAAGGAATCCGTCAAAGACCTGGCCAATGACCTTATTGCACTTTATGCCGCCAGGCAGAAAATTCCGGGACACAGTTTTTCCCCGGATACAGTATGGCAGCAGGAATTCGAAGATGCCTTTCCTTTTGAGGAGACCCATGACCAGGTAAGCGCTATTGAGGATGTCAAAAAAGATATGGAAACTTCCAGGCCAATGGACCGTCTTTTGTGTGGGGATGTCGGCTATGGCAAAACAGAAGTTGCCATCAGGGGCATTTTCAAGGCTGTGATGGACAATAAACAGGTTGCGGTCCTGGTCCCCACAACTATACTCGCCCAGCAGCATTTTAACACCTTTAGGGAGAGGTTTACGGGATATCCTATCCGGGTGGAGATGTTAAGCAGATTTAAGTCTGCAGGGGAACAGAAAGGAATTATAAGTGACCTAAAAAAAGGGTTGGTTGACGTTATTATCGGAACTCACCGCCTGCTTCAGGGAGATGTGGAATTTAAGGAGCTTGGCCTGGTAATTATTGATGAGGAACAGCGTTTTGGGGTTACCCACAAAGAAAAACTAAAATATATCAGGCAGACTGTTGATGTCCTGACCCTTTCGGCAACCCCCATCCCCAGGACTCTGCATATGGCTATGATTGGTGCAAGGGATATGAGTATCCTGGAGTCACCCCCGGAGGACCGTTATCCTGTCCAAACTTATGTGCTGGAGTTTAACCTGGAAATAATTGCTGATGCTGTCAGGCGCGAGATCGACCGGGGAGGCCAGGTCTATTTTGTGCATAACAGGGTCAAGGATATTGACAAAACAGCCCGGATGCTTCAGGAGGTGGCGCCGGAGGCACGTATTGCGGTAGCTCACGGACAGATGAGGGAAGACCAGTTGGAAAGAAGAATGCTGGATTTTATATCCGGTGATTACGACATTTTAGTTTGTACGACTATAATTGAAACAGGCCTGGATATTCAGAATGTCAATACCCTGATAGTGGATGAAGGGGACAAAATGGGACTTTCCCAGCTGCATCAGCTCAGGGGACGCGTAGGCAGGTCACACCGCCTGGCTTATGCTTATTTCACCTACAATAAAGATAAGAGCCTGACGGAAATCGCGGAAAAACGCCTGCAGGCCATTCGCGAATTTACTGAATTTGGTGCCGGGTTCAAAATTGCCATGAGGGATCTTGAGATACGGGGCGCCGGTAATGTCCTGGGACCTGAACAGCACGGTCACATGATGGCTGTGGGCTTTGATATGTACTGCAGGCTCTTGGAGGAGGCTGTTCATGAGCTGCGCGGCACATCGTCAGAAATCCTGCCCGAGCCGTCTATAGATTTGAATATTAATGCATTTATCAGTGATAATTATATATCTGACCCGGCGGTTAAAATTGAGGTATACAAAAAGATTATGCATATTGACACCCAGGAAGACTCCTTTGATGTTATGGAAGAGCTGGTGGACCGCTTTGGTGATGTTCCTGAACCGGTCGAAAACCTGATTTCTATTGCCCGGATAAAATCTCTGGCTGCTAAAAAAGGGGTCCAGAGCATTATTCAAACCAGAGATTCAGTGAGTATCAGTTTTCACGAACTATCAGGCATTAAGGTTGAACAACTGGCTCCGATTACGGAAATGTTTAAGCGGAGGGTATCTTATTCGGCAGCTTCAGGTTTTCAGATAATCCTTTCAGTAAAGAATTTAAGCGGCCCGGAGGTGCTCCGGAAATTGGAGAAGATGCTGGCCAAATTAGCGGAACAGGTAGAATAA
- the crcB gene encoding fluoride efflux transporter CrcB, with amino-acid sequence MDYLAVAAAGFLGAVTRAALGKAADALIVTVFPLGILIVNLTGCLILSFFLTLTAERLKINPKLRLAVGSGFLGAYTTFSTFAVDSIGLIVSRQIWGGLGYIIGTSLGCIALAWLGAAAGRSLAKRSDTEAETSK; translated from the coding sequence TTGGATTATTTGGCAGTTGCAGCTGCCGGCTTTTTAGGTGCTGTGACCAGAGCTGCACTTGGGAAAGCTGCTGATGCATTGATAGTGACTGTTTTTCCCCTGGGTATTTTAATTGTCAATTTAACAGGTTGTTTAATATTAAGTTTTTTTCTTACCCTTACAGCAGAACGCCTTAAAATTAATCCTAAATTGCGCCTGGCTGTTGGTTCCGGTTTTTTGGGTGCATATACAACTTTTTCTACATTTGCGGTTGACTCTATAGGTCTAATCGTATCTCGTCAAATATGGGGCGGACTTGGTTATATTATAGGGACTTCACTGGGGTGTATTGCTCTGGCATGGCTTGGCGCTGCCGCAGGCAGGTCTCTGGCTAAGAGAAGTGATACTGAGGCGGAGACATCCAAATAA